In Zalophus californianus isolate mZalCal1 chromosome 17, mZalCal1.pri.v2, whole genome shotgun sequence, one DNA window encodes the following:
- the KLK7 gene encoding kallikrein-7 isoform X1, translating into MAGSLLLPLQILLLTLVLGSAGQGAQGDKSGEKIIDGVPCTRGSQPWQVALLRGNQLHCGGVLLNEQWVLTAAHCMMSEYNVHMGSDQLGDNRAQKIRATRSFRHPGYSTQTHVNDLMLVKLSRRARLSSSVRKVNLPSRCEPPGTTCTVSGWGTTTSPDVTFPSELMCTDVKLISSQDCKKVYKDLLGKSMLCAGIPNSKTNACNGDSGGPLMCKGTLQGLVSWGTFPCGQPNDPGVYTQVCKYVRWINETMRKHC; encoded by the exons ATGGCAGGATCCCTTCTCTTGCCCCTGCAGATCCTACTACTGACCTTAGTCCTGGGATCTGCTGGCCAAGGTG CCCAAGGTGACAAGAGCGGGGAGAAGATTATTGATGGAGTCCCATGTACAAGAGGCTCCCAACCCTGGCAGGTGGCCCTGCTCAGAGGCAATCAGCTCCACTGTGGAGGTGTGCTGCTCAATGAACAGTGGGTGCTCACTGCTGCCCACTGCATGATGAG TGAATACAACGTGCACATGGGCAGTGATCAGCTGGGTGATAATAGAGCTCAGAAGATCCGGGCCACAAGGTCATTCCGCCACCCCGGATACTCCACTCAGACCCACGTTAATGACCTCATGCTTGTGAAGCTAAGTAGACGAGCCAGGCTATCATCGAGTGTGAGGAAAGTCAACCTGCCCTCCCGCTGTGAACCCCCTGGGACCACATGCACCGTTTCTGGCTGGGGCACCACCACCAGCCCTGATG tgACCTTTCCATCAGAGCTCATGTGCACGGATGTCAAGCTCATCTCCTCCCAGGATTGCAAGAAGGTTTATAAGGACCTACTGGGAAAATCCATGCTGTGTGCTGGCATCCCCAACTCCAAGACCAACGCCTGCAAT GGTGATTCAGGGGGACCACTGATGTGCAAAGGTACCCTGCAAGGCCTGGTGTCCTGGGGAACTTTCCCTTGTGGCCAACCCAATGACCCAGGTGTCTATACCCAAGTCTGCAAGTACGTCAGATGGATAAATGAGACCATGAGAAAGCATTGCTAA
- the KLK7 gene encoding kallikrein-7 isoform X3, translated as MAGSLLLPLQILLLTLVLGSAGQGDKSGEKIIDGVPCTRGSQPWQVALLRGNQLHCGGVLLNEQWVLTAAHCMMSEYNVHMGSDQLGDNRAQKIRATRSFRHPGYSTQTHVNDLMLVKLSRRARLSSSVRKVNLPSRCEPPGTTCTVSGWGTTTSPDVTFPSELMCTDVKLISSQDCKKVYKDLLGKSMLCAGIPNSKTNACNGDSGGPLMCKGTLQGLVSWGTFPCGQPNDPGVYTQVCKYVRWINETMRKHC; from the exons ATGGCAGGATCCCTTCTCTTGCCCCTGCAGATCCTACTACTGACCTTAGTCCTGGGATCTGCTGGCCAAG GTGACAAGAGCGGGGAGAAGATTATTGATGGAGTCCCATGTACAAGAGGCTCCCAACCCTGGCAGGTGGCCCTGCTCAGAGGCAATCAGCTCCACTGTGGAGGTGTGCTGCTCAATGAACAGTGGGTGCTCACTGCTGCCCACTGCATGATGAG TGAATACAACGTGCACATGGGCAGTGATCAGCTGGGTGATAATAGAGCTCAGAAGATCCGGGCCACAAGGTCATTCCGCCACCCCGGATACTCCACTCAGACCCACGTTAATGACCTCATGCTTGTGAAGCTAAGTAGACGAGCCAGGCTATCATCGAGTGTGAGGAAAGTCAACCTGCCCTCCCGCTGTGAACCCCCTGGGACCACATGCACCGTTTCTGGCTGGGGCACCACCACCAGCCCTGATG tgACCTTTCCATCAGAGCTCATGTGCACGGATGTCAAGCTCATCTCCTCCCAGGATTGCAAGAAGGTTTATAAGGACCTACTGGGAAAATCCATGCTGTGTGCTGGCATCCCCAACTCCAAGACCAACGCCTGCAAT GGTGATTCAGGGGGACCACTGATGTGCAAAGGTACCCTGCAAGGCCTGGTGTCCTGGGGAACTTTCCCTTGTGGCCAACCCAATGACCCAGGTGTCTATACCCAAGTCTGCAAGTACGTCAGATGGATAAATGAGACCATGAGAAAGCATTGCTAA
- the KLK7 gene encoding kallikrein-7 isoform X2 yields the protein MAGSLLLPLQILLLTLVLGSAGQGEGDKSGEKIIDGVPCTRGSQPWQVALLRGNQLHCGGVLLNEQWVLTAAHCMMSEYNVHMGSDQLGDNRAQKIRATRSFRHPGYSTQTHVNDLMLVKLSRRARLSSSVRKVNLPSRCEPPGTTCTVSGWGTTTSPDVTFPSELMCTDVKLISSQDCKKVYKDLLGKSMLCAGIPNSKTNACNGDSGGPLMCKGTLQGLVSWGTFPCGQPNDPGVYTQVCKYVRWINETMRKHC from the exons ATGGCAGGATCCCTTCTCTTGCCCCTGCAGATCCTACTACTGACCTTAGTCCTGGGATCTGCTGGCCAAGGTGAGG GTGACAAGAGCGGGGAGAAGATTATTGATGGAGTCCCATGTACAAGAGGCTCCCAACCCTGGCAGGTGGCCCTGCTCAGAGGCAATCAGCTCCACTGTGGAGGTGTGCTGCTCAATGAACAGTGGGTGCTCACTGCTGCCCACTGCATGATGAG TGAATACAACGTGCACATGGGCAGTGATCAGCTGGGTGATAATAGAGCTCAGAAGATCCGGGCCACAAGGTCATTCCGCCACCCCGGATACTCCACTCAGACCCACGTTAATGACCTCATGCTTGTGAAGCTAAGTAGACGAGCCAGGCTATCATCGAGTGTGAGGAAAGTCAACCTGCCCTCCCGCTGTGAACCCCCTGGGACCACATGCACCGTTTCTGGCTGGGGCACCACCACCAGCCCTGATG tgACCTTTCCATCAGAGCTCATGTGCACGGATGTCAAGCTCATCTCCTCCCAGGATTGCAAGAAGGTTTATAAGGACCTACTGGGAAAATCCATGCTGTGTGCTGGCATCCCCAACTCCAAGACCAACGCCTGCAAT GGTGATTCAGGGGGACCACTGATGTGCAAAGGTACCCTGCAAGGCCTGGTGTCCTGGGGAACTTTCCCTTGTGGCCAACCCAATGACCCAGGTGTCTATACCCAAGTCTGCAAGTACGTCAGATGGATAAATGAGACCATGAGAAAGCATTGCTAA